GCTGCATGTGCGGCAAACCCACTTGTTGGGCTATTCGATGGGCGGGCGGCTGGCGTTGGCGTTTGCTCTTATGTATCCCGAGCGCGTTAAAACGCTTGTGTTGGAAAGCAGTTCGCCGGGAATCGCCTCGCTCGCCGAACGGCAAAACCGTATTGCGCACGATGGGGCGCTGGCTGACCGCATCGAAAAAGAAGGCGTTGCGGCATTCACGGACCATTGGGAAAGTTTGCCCCTGTTTGCCAGCCAATCGCGGCTGCCCGCAGCGGTCAGGGAACAAATTCGCGCAGGGCGGCTGAAAAATAATCCGCGCGGGCTCGCCAACAGTTTGCGCGGCATGGGCGCGGGCGCGCAGCCTTCCTATTGGCAAAACCTGCCGCAGCTTTCCCTGCCTGTCTTGATTTTGGCCGGGGAGCTGGATGCCAAATATTGCGCCATCGGGCAAAAAGTCAAGAACATGCTGCCGCAAGCGCAATTGCGGATTGTGCCGGACGCCGGCCATACGGTGCATGTGGAACAGTCGGAGATTTTTGCTACAATAGTGATGAAGTTTTTGCAAGGGAGGAATTAAATTGGCAGTTGCTTGGAAAGCAAAGCGTACATACGAAGATATACGGTATGAGACGTATAACGGGATTGCCAAAATTACGATCAACCGCCCGGAAGTGCGCAATGCGTTTCGACCGAAAACGGTTATCGAAATGATCGATGCGTTTGCGGATGCGCGCGACGATTCCGCAATCGGCGTGATCATTTTGACCGGGGAAGGCCCCGACGCATTCTGCTCAGGCGGCGACCAAAAGGTGCGCGGCCACGGCGGGTACGTCGGGGACGATCAAATTCCGCGGCTGAACGTGCTCGATTTGCAGCGGTTGATCCGCACCATCCCGAAGCCGGTTATCGCAATGGTGGCCGGCTATGCGATCGGCGGCGGACACGTGCTGCACATCATTTGCGATTTGACGATCGCCGCGGACAACGCCAAGTTCGGACAAACGGGACCCAAAGTCGGCAGCTTTGACGCGGGTTACGGCGCGGGCTATTTGGCGCGCATTGTCGGGCATAAGAAAGCGCGGGAAATCTGGTATTTGTGCCGGCAATACTCGGCGCAAGAAGCGCTGCAAATGGGCCTTGTCAACGCCGTCGTGCCGCTTGCGCAATTGGAGGAAGAAACGCTGAAGTGGTGCGCGGAAATTTTGGAAAAATCACCTACCGCGCTGCGCTTTTTGAAAGCGTCGTTCAATGCGGATACGGACGGTTTGGCTGGCATGCAGCAATTCGGCGGCGACGCGACGCTGTTGTTTTACACGACCGATGAGGCGAAGGAAGGCCGGGATGCGTTCAAGGAAAAGCGCAAACCGGATTTCAAAAAGTTCCCCCGATTCCCGTGATCTTTTAAAGAGGTGTTCGTGATGGCGGGAGACGAAAGTTTGCCGAATTGGCTGCCAAAACGCCGTGCGTTGACGCCTGAGCGGATAGCGCTGATTGCGGACGAGACGGTTTGGACTTTTGCCGAACTGTATGAACGGGCCCGACATTTTGCTTTGCGCATAAGCGGGCTTAAAGGCGTTGCGGAAGCGCCGGTTGCGCTTCTTTTGCGCAACACTCCGGATGCGGTGGTCTGCATCCATGCTCTGATGCTTATGGGCAAGGCGCAGGTGTTGTTCAACACGCGCCTCGCTGCGCCCGAGCTTGCCTTTCAGGCGGCCGACGCGGGAAGCAAGCTGCTCATTTACGATTCATCACTTAAGGAAAAAGCGCTGCAAATCCGCGAAGCGAATCCCGGGATTGAACTTGTGTCCATTGCGCAAGCGCGCCTGCTGCCGCCGGTCGCGACGGAGTTTCCCGCGGAAGTGCCGCTTGAAACGCCGCATACGATCCTGTATACATCCGGCACAACAGGGCATCCCAAAGGTGTCGTGCTAAGCTGGGGAAACCACTGGTGGAGCGCCATCGGCTCCTGTTTGAACCTGGGGCTTCGCGAAGCGGATTGTTGGCTTTGCTGTTTGCCGCTCTTTCATGTGAGCGGCTTGTCCATTTTAATGAAAAGCGTCATTTACGGCATGACCGTTGTGCTCCATTCGGCTTTCGATCCGAAAGCGGTCAACCAGGCGATTATGGCGGGCAAGATAACGCATATATCCGTAGTCAGCGCGATGCTTGCCCGCATGCTGGCTGATTTAGAGGACGCCGTGTATCCTTCGGCGCTGCGTACGGTGTTGTTGGGCGGAGGGCCGGTGCCCCGCCCCCTGCTGGAAACTTGCGCGCAAAAAGGGATTCCGGCATACCAAACGTATGGTTTGACGGAAACGGCGTCGCAAATCGTTACCCTGGCGCCGGAATATATGCTGGGTAAAATCGGCTCCGCCGGCAAACCGCTGTTTCCGGCTAAGCTGCGCATTGAAGCGGATGGCCGCATCATCGACACCCCGGGAGAGATCGGTGAAATCGTGGTCAAAGGACCGAATGTGACGCAAGGCTACTATCGGCGCGACGATGCGACCGCCCGGGCGATCAGAGGC
This genomic interval from Bacilli bacterium contains the following:
- the menH gene encoding 2-succinyl-6-hydroxy-2,4-cyclohexadiene-1-carboxylate synthase translates to MRLTVNGIRYHVETSGAGEPLLLLHGFTGSMATWEPFVAAWSRRMRVIRIDLLGHGETDSPADFARYAVEHAAADLANVLDRLHVRQTHLLGYSMGGRLALAFALMYPERVKTLVLESSSPGIASLAERQNRIAHDGALADRIEKEGVAAFTDHWESLPLFASQSRLPAAVREQIRAGRLKNNPRGLANSLRGMGAGAQPSYWQNLPQLSLPVLILAGELDAKYCAIGQKVKNMLPQAQLRIVPDAGHTVHVEQSEIFATIVMKFLQGRN
- the menB gene encoding 1,4-dihydroxy-2-naphthoyl-CoA synthase; translation: MAVAWKAKRTYEDIRYETYNGIAKITINRPEVRNAFRPKTVIEMIDAFADARDDSAIGVIILTGEGPDAFCSGGDQKVRGHGGYVGDDQIPRLNVLDLQRLIRTIPKPVIAMVAGYAIGGGHVLHIICDLTIAADNAKFGQTGPKVGSFDAGYGAGYLARIVGHKKAREIWYLCRQYSAQEALQMGLVNAVVPLAQLEEETLKWCAEILEKSPTALRFLKASFNADTDGLAGMQQFGGDATLLFYTTDEAKEGRDAFKEKRKPDFKKFPRFP
- a CDS encoding o-succinylbenzoate--CoA ligase, yielding MAGDESLPNWLPKRRALTPERIALIADETVWTFAELYERARHFALRISGLKGVAEAPVALLLRNTPDAVVCIHALMLMGKAQVLFNTRLAAPELAFQAADAGSKLLIYDSSLKEKALQIREANPGIELVSIAQARLLPPVATEFPAEVPLETPHTILYTSGTTGHPKGVVLSWGNHWWSAIGSCLNLGLREADCWLCCLPLFHVSGLSILMKSVIYGMTVVLHSAFDPKAVNQAIMAGKITHISVVSAMLARMLADLEDAVYPSALRTVLLGGGPVPRPLLETCAQKGIPAYQTYGLTETASQIVTLAPEYMLGKIGSAGKPLFPAKLRIEADGRIIDTPGEIGEIVVKGPNVTQGYYRRDDATARAIRGGWLYTGDLGYLDEDGFLYVVDRRSDLIISGGENVYPAEIEEVLAAHPAVAEAGVTGRASERWGQVPIAFVKLRASDGQVSEQELIAFCESRLARYKVPVAVYFVAELPRNAANKLLRRKLATLAEGIER